A single window of Streptomyces griseoviridis DNA harbors:
- a CDS encoding FAD-dependent oxidoreductase yields MREEQAHYDIAVIGGGLAGTCAAIAAARLGRRVALVNNRPVLGGNASSEIRVWVCGATAHGVHRWARETGIMGELYTENQYRNPEGNPYYWDQVVLDAVRAEPNIDLYLNTDVREVDASGPADSREVHSCTGWMMGSERRITFHARQFLDCTGDGLLGHLAGARYRIGREARTEFDEPWAPSEADGALLGSTILFHTRDTGRPVKFVPPAHAKDLSTTPILRNRILRTGDNGCDYWWIEWGGELDTVHDNERIRDELQSVIMGVWDHIKNSGRFADAANLTLEWVGSLPGKREYRRFLGDHVLTQQDILQQRRFDDRIAFGGWSVDLHPVQGMYADEPGARQRYADGVFHIPLRSLYSANVTNLHFAGRNISATHIAFGATRVMATCATLGEAAGTAAALCVAEGLTPRQLATERPDLVHRTLLRQDASVIGLADEDPANLARTARVTASSSLTGLAAEPTPDTPGVPYPLTRDLALLLPVDPALDTVDLLVHGAPDDQVRELTVELWGTGRPENAVPADRLLTTTVAVAPGGPHWVTARLDHRPDTPGNAILIVRACPDTALVLLPERTDGVLALRRKAEGDAAVDHDIPEEDGQPVLEWQARGLRRQTFAFRAAPDTAAFHPERAVGGYQRPYGGPHMWSSAPDGDAEWLRLDWDDERQLTEIRLVFDDDVDEYLNNLHRHRTPYEVMPELVSDYRVQWCDAAGAWHTALTVKDNRRRHRVHALTTADGGPVRTAALRLVVDATHGARHAHVIAFKAYGV; encoded by the coding sequence GTGCGGGAAGAACAGGCCCATTACGACATCGCCGTGATCGGCGGCGGACTGGCGGGAACCTGCGCGGCCATCGCCGCGGCCCGGCTCGGCCGCCGCGTCGCCCTCGTCAACAACCGGCCCGTCCTCGGCGGCAACGCCAGCAGCGAGATCCGCGTCTGGGTCTGCGGCGCCACCGCGCACGGCGTCCACCGCTGGGCCCGCGAGACCGGGATCATGGGCGAGCTGTACACCGAGAACCAGTACCGCAACCCCGAGGGCAACCCCTACTACTGGGACCAGGTCGTCCTCGACGCCGTCCGCGCCGAACCGAACATCGACCTCTACCTCAACACCGACGTGCGCGAGGTCGACGCGAGCGGCCCCGCCGACAGCCGCGAGGTGCACTCCTGCACCGGCTGGATGATGGGCTCGGAGCGCCGCATCACCTTCCACGCCCGCCAGTTCCTCGACTGCACGGGCGACGGCCTGCTCGGCCACCTCGCCGGCGCCCGCTACCGCATAGGACGCGAGGCCCGGACCGAGTTCGACGAGCCCTGGGCGCCGTCCGAGGCGGACGGCGCGCTGCTCGGCTCGACGATCCTCTTCCACACCAGGGACACCGGCCGCCCGGTGAAGTTCGTGCCGCCCGCCCACGCCAAGGACCTGTCGACCACGCCCATCCTGCGCAACCGCATCCTGCGCACCGGGGACAACGGCTGCGACTACTGGTGGATCGAGTGGGGCGGCGAACTCGACACCGTGCACGACAACGAGCGCATCCGCGACGAGCTCCAGTCCGTGATCATGGGGGTCTGGGACCACATCAAGAACTCGGGCCGGTTCGCGGACGCGGCCAACCTCACCCTGGAGTGGGTCGGCAGCCTCCCCGGCAAGCGCGAGTACCGCCGCTTCCTCGGCGACCACGTCCTCACCCAGCAGGACATCCTCCAGCAGCGCCGGTTCGATGACCGGATCGCCTTCGGCGGCTGGTCCGTCGACCTCCACCCCGTCCAGGGCATGTACGCCGACGAGCCGGGCGCCCGCCAGCGGTACGCCGACGGCGTCTTCCACATCCCGCTGCGCTCCCTGTACTCGGCCAACGTCACCAACCTGCACTTCGCCGGGCGCAACATCTCCGCCACCCACATCGCCTTCGGGGCCACCCGCGTCATGGCCACCTGCGCGACCCTCGGCGAGGCCGCCGGCACCGCCGCCGCCCTCTGCGTCGCCGAGGGCCTGACGCCGAGGCAACTCGCCACCGAACGCCCCGATCTGGTGCACCGCACCCTGCTGCGCCAGGACGCCTCCGTGATCGGCCTCGCCGACGAGGACCCCGCCAACCTGGCGCGCACGGCCCGCGTCACCGCCTCCTCCAGCCTGACCGGGCTGGCCGCCGAGCCCACACCGGACACGCCCGGCGTCCCGTACCCCCTCACCCGCGACCTCGCCCTGCTGCTGCCGGTCGACCCCGCGCTCGACACGGTCGACCTCCTCGTCCACGGCGCCCCCGACGACCAGGTCCGCGAACTCACCGTGGAACTGTGGGGCACGGGCCGCCCCGAGAACGCGGTTCCCGCCGACCGGCTCCTCACCACCACGGTCGCCGTCGCCCCCGGCGGCCCGCACTGGGTCACGGCCCGCCTCGACCACCGTCCCGACACCCCCGGCAACGCGATCCTCATCGTCCGCGCCTGCCCGGACACGGCCCTGGTCCTCCTCCCCGAACGGACCGACGGTGTCCTCGCCCTGCGCAGGAAGGCCGAGGGGGACGCGGCCGTCGACCACGACATCCCGGAGGAGGACGGCCAACCGGTCCTGGAGTGGCAGGCCCGCGGGCTGCGCCGGCAGACCTTCGCCTTCCGCGCGGCCCCCGACACCGCGGCGTTCCACCCCGAACGGGCCGTGGGCGGCTACCAACGCCCTTACGGCGGCCCGCACATGTGGTCGTCCGCGCCGGACGGCGACGCCGAGTGGCTCCGTCTCGACTGGGACGACGAGCGGCAACTCACCGAGATCCGCCTGGTGTTCGACGACGACGTCGACGAATACCTCAACAACCTGCACCGGCACCGCACTCCGTACGAGGTCATGCCGGAACTCGTCAGCGACTACCGCGTCCAGTGGTGCGACGCCGCCGGGGCGTGGCACACCGCCCTCACCGTGAAGGACAACCGGCGCCGCCACCGGGTGCACGCACTGACCACCGCGGACGGCGGCCCGGTGCGCACCGCCGCGCTGCGGCTCGTGGTCGACGCGACGCACGGCGCACGGCACGCCCACGTGATCGCGTTCAAGGCGTACGGCGTGTAG
- a CDS encoding FAD-dependent oxidoreductase, with product MRKTIAIIGAGLGGLTLARVLQTHGVAATIYESEASATTRGQGGLLDIDEETGQVALRAAGLYDEFLPLVRPGEDAKRVVDRHGTVLFDQPADPGSARPEVDRGELRRLLVDSLTPGTIRWGHKLTSVRHCPEGGYDLTLTKGPAARADLVVGADGAWSKVRPLLTPATPSYSGTCFIEIALTQAGQDHRASVAAIGSGTLMAVAPGRGIIAHRYADGRVRGYVALNKPEGWMRSIDFSEPSAGLRQVVDQFDGWSPLLTAFVTESDAEPWLRPIHALPVGLTWDRVPGVTLVGDAAHLMSPFAGEGANLAMFDGAELARELVEQPDAEAALAAYEERLFPRGGDAARRSARNLEIFFGPEAPRSVAALFDHS from the coding sequence GTGCGGAAGACCATCGCCATCATCGGAGCCGGACTCGGCGGGCTGACCCTCGCCCGGGTGCTCCAGACACACGGCGTCGCCGCGACGATCTACGAGAGTGAGGCTTCGGCGACGACCCGTGGGCAGGGCGGCCTGCTCGACATCGACGAGGAGACCGGACAGGTCGCGCTTCGCGCGGCCGGTCTGTACGACGAGTTCCTCCCTCTTGTCCGTCCCGGCGAGGACGCCAAGCGCGTGGTGGACCGCCACGGCACGGTCCTGTTCGACCAACCCGCGGACCCCGGTTCGGCCCGTCCGGAGGTGGATCGCGGCGAACTCAGGCGGCTGCTTGTCGACTCGCTGACACCCGGCACGATCAGGTGGGGCCACAAGCTCACCTCGGTCCGGCACTGCCCGGAGGGCGGCTACGACCTGACCCTCACGAAAGGTCCCGCCGCACGCGCCGACCTCGTCGTCGGCGCGGACGGTGCCTGGTCGAAGGTGCGTCCGCTGCTCACCCCCGCCACGCCCTCCTACAGCGGAACCTGCTTCATCGAGATCGCCCTCACCCAGGCCGGCCAGGACCACCGGGCGAGCGTGGCCGCCATCGGCAGCGGCACGCTGATGGCGGTCGCGCCGGGCAGAGGCATCATCGCCCACCGCTACGCCGACGGGCGCGTACGCGGATACGTCGCGCTGAACAAGCCCGAGGGGTGGATGAGGTCGATCGACTTCAGCGAGCCGTCCGCCGGCCTCCGTCAGGTCGTCGACCAGTTCGACGGCTGGTCGCCGCTGCTCACCGCCTTCGTCACGGAGAGCGACGCGGAACCGTGGCTGCGGCCCATCCATGCCCTTCCCGTCGGCCTCACCTGGGACCGGGTGCCCGGCGTGACGCTCGTCGGCGACGCCGCGCACCTGATGTCGCCCTTTGCCGGCGAGGGCGCGAACCTCGCCATGTTCGACGGCGCGGAGCTGGCGAGGGAGTTGGTCGAGCAGCCGGACGCCGAGGCCGCGCTCGCCGCCTACGAGGAGCGGTTGTTCCCGCGCGGTGGCGACGCCGCCCGCCGCTCGGCGCGGAACCTGGAGATCTTCTTCGGCCCCGAGGCGCCGCGGAGCGTAGCCGCTCTCTTCGACCACTCCTGA
- a CDS encoding IclR family transcriptional regulator, translated as MVTRATDVGTNQSVERAVSVLRALDSGRPELRVSDVAELTGLGSSTTSRLLSTLERLDMVERDPVSNLYRLSLGLLPLAATAVNRHPVHRAARMVLQDLATRTGLGANVAVRRGGELMFLCNFEGPRAPKSYTQSGHTAPLHATSIGKCLLSGLTPKERRTLLGAALDAHTEYTTTSHDLLDAEIDTVRRSGYAVEAEERALGRASLAAPVRDASGDIVAAISLWGPTSVLGDRDDAEGKRLALVREVIEAADAISQALGAL; from the coding sequence ATGGTCACGCGGGCTACTGACGTCGGCACGAACCAGAGCGTCGAGCGCGCGGTCTCGGTGCTGCGTGCACTCGACTCCGGTCGGCCCGAACTCCGTGTCTCCGACGTCGCCGAGCTGACCGGACTTGGCTCGTCGACCACCTCCCGGCTGCTCTCCACCCTGGAACGTCTCGACATGGTCGAGCGCGATCCGGTCAGCAACCTCTACCGGCTCAGCCTCGGCCTGCTCCCCCTGGCCGCCACCGCCGTCAACCGGCATCCCGTGCACCGGGCCGCCCGCATGGTCCTCCAGGACCTCGCCACCCGCACCGGGCTCGGGGCCAACGTGGCGGTGCGCCGTGGCGGCGAGCTGATGTTCCTGTGCAACTTCGAGGGCCCCCGCGCGCCCAAGTCCTATACGCAGAGCGGACACACGGCGCCGCTGCACGCCACGAGCATCGGCAAGTGCCTGCTCTCCGGGCTCACCCCCAAGGAGCGTCGCACGCTGCTGGGTGCCGCGCTCGACGCGCACACCGAGTACACGACCACCAGCCACGACCTCCTCGACGCCGAGATCGACACCGTCCGGCGCTCCGGGTATGCCGTCGAGGCGGAGGAGCGGGCCTTGGGCCGCGCGTCCCTGGCGGCGCCCGTCCGCGACGCGTCGGGGGACATCGTCGCCGCCATCTCCCTCTGGGGCCCGACCTCGGTGCTGGGCGACCGCGACGACGCCGAGGGCAAGCGCCTCGCCCTCGTCCGCGAGGTCATCGAGGCCGCCGACGCCATCAGTCAGGCACTCGGCGCGCTCTGA
- a CDS encoding DinB family protein: MKTTPDGRPVPPAHADERAMLEAWLDFHRATLALKCSGLTDDQSRLAALPPSTMTLLGLVQHVAEVERKWFQRVFAKLDVPPVHGDNNLDGYALRPDRRLDEATARWQVEIARGRELIADASLDDCGRLSEQEAGFVGDQEVSLRWIMVHMIEEYARHNGHADLIRERIDGVTGA; encoded by the coding sequence ATGAAGACGACACCGGACGGACGGCCTGTCCCACCCGCACATGCTGACGAGCGCGCCATGCTGGAGGCATGGCTGGACTTCCACCGCGCGACGCTCGCCCTGAAGTGTTCGGGCCTCACGGACGATCAATCACGGCTTGCCGCACTGCCACCTTCGACCATGACACTGCTCGGTCTCGTTCAGCACGTGGCTGAGGTGGAACGCAAGTGGTTCCAGCGTGTGTTCGCGAAACTGGACGTGCCGCCGGTCCACGGCGACAACAACCTCGACGGCTACGCGCTCCGACCGGACCGACGGCTCGACGAGGCGACGGCTCGCTGGCAGGTCGAGATCGCCCGAGGGCGTGAGCTGATCGCTGACGCGTCGCTCGACGATTGCGGTCGGCTGTCCGAACAGGAGGCCGGTTTCGTCGGCGATCAAGAGGTCTCCCTGCGCTGGATCATGGTCCACATGATCGAGGAATACGCACGTCACAACGGTCACGCCGATCTCATCCGCGAGCGGATCGACGGTGTCACCGGCGCCTGA
- a CDS encoding extracellular solute-binding protein, which produces MTTSGISRRGALRMFGIGALGAAGAGVLGACAPSGAGSTADSGDPKSKNFDFTSWSLNEEAAKPAIEKIIKAWEKAEKSKIRAVSYPYNEYLSQLTLKLGGGETTGAVHLDIAWLAAMAQMGRLADLGSVAGKGGYTDVALKSGVYDGTQYGLPWNTGSIGVIANAKLLEKAGIKKHPTTVEEFEDALRELKGLGGGVVPYAAATKVAQLKDIFPWMQTFGCTLYDGGKVTIGDDASVDAVTWYKKLHDQKLIAADVDRFDARALFGQGKAAFYDDAIIGKGVTSAQSKDTTLADAMQPMERPVLKAGDTPRALLWGGVIAIVKGKGQDAATEFALHTTTDRATTSAYFAARALPPSTTAGLAAPEVAKDTFTTEWTEKITKTASGSPFWQFAQSAQIDEVVAKQVQAVLVGKAKPKDAMRKAGEEVTALTKR; this is translated from the coding sequence ATGACCACCTCTGGCATCAGCCGGCGCGGCGCGCTGCGCATGTTCGGCATCGGCGCGCTCGGTGCGGCGGGCGCCGGTGTGCTCGGCGCCTGTGCGCCGTCCGGCGCCGGCTCCACGGCCGACAGCGGCGACCCGAAGTCCAAGAATTTCGACTTCACCTCCTGGTCGCTGAACGAGGAGGCCGCCAAGCCCGCCATCGAGAAGATCATCAAGGCGTGGGAGAAGGCCGAGAAGTCGAAGATCCGCGCGGTCTCCTACCCGTACAACGAGTACCTGAGCCAGCTCACCCTCAAGCTGGGCGGCGGCGAGACGACGGGCGCGGTGCACCTCGACATCGCCTGGCTCGCCGCGATGGCGCAGATGGGCAGGCTGGCCGACCTCGGCTCGGTGGCGGGCAAGGGCGGCTACACGGACGTGGCGCTGAAAAGCGGTGTCTACGACGGCACGCAGTACGGGCTGCCGTGGAACACCGGCTCGATCGGCGTCATCGCCAACGCCAAGCTCCTGGAGAAGGCCGGGATCAAGAAGCACCCCACGACCGTCGAGGAGTTCGAGGACGCGCTGCGGGAGCTGAAGGGGCTCGGCGGCGGGGTCGTGCCGTACGCGGCCGCCACCAAGGTGGCGCAGCTCAAGGACATCTTCCCGTGGATGCAGACCTTCGGCTGCACGCTGTACGACGGCGGGAAGGTCACGATCGGCGACGACGCGTCGGTGGACGCGGTCACCTGGTACAAGAAGCTGCACGACCAGAAGCTGATCGCCGCCGACGTGGACCGCTTCGACGCCCGCGCCCTGTTCGGGCAGGGCAAGGCCGCCTTCTACGACGACGCGATCATCGGCAAGGGCGTGACCTCCGCCCAGTCCAAGGACACGACGCTGGCCGACGCGATGCAGCCGATGGAGCGTCCGGTGCTCAAGGCCGGGGACACACCGCGGGCGCTGCTGTGGGGTGGCGTGATCGCGATCGTGAAGGGCAAGGGGCAGGACGCGGCGACCGAGTTCGCGCTGCACACCACCACCGACCGCGCCACCACCTCCGCGTACTTCGCCGCCCGTGCGCTGCCGCCGTCCACCACCGCGGGCCTGGCCGCTCCCGAGGTCGCGAAGGACACCTTCACCACGGAGTGGACCGAGAAGATCACCAAGACGGCGAGCGGCAGCCCGTTCTGGCAGTTCGCCCAGAGCGCCCAGATCGACGAGGTCGTCGCCAAGCAGGTACAGGCCGTCCTCGTCGGCAAGGCGAAGCCGAAGGACGCGATGAGAAAGGCAGGCGAGGAGGTCACGGCCCTCACCAAGCGCTGA
- a CDS encoding Rv1733c family protein yields MPGPVPPDQPPPASWHRPEHPLSLWRWRGNPLCRRTDRIQGWIALGLLVLVPCLAAVTATTARDTVRDHYRAVAEHQARSRYFTPAVLVHDAPRHPEPGSPEARHTRYPVTVRYTDPLGHERTARTEVEPGLRGGSTTGLWVDADGSPARPPMPAAEIRSRALGWALLAFAAVTVAGIAVYDGCCRILLRRNSAEWDEAWARTGPRWSRFP; encoded by the coding sequence GTGCCCGGCCCGGTGCCTCCCGATCAACCGCCCCCCGCCTCCTGGCACCGCCCCGAGCATCCGCTCTCGCTGTGGCGCTGGCGGGGCAATCCGCTGTGCCGCCGCACCGACCGGATCCAGGGCTGGATCGCCCTCGGCCTCCTCGTCCTGGTGCCCTGCCTGGCGGCGGTCACGGCGACCACCGCCCGTGACACGGTGCGCGATCACTACCGTGCCGTCGCCGAACACCAGGCACGGAGCCGGTACTTCACCCCGGCCGTGCTCGTCCACGACGCCCCGCGCCATCCGGAGCCGGGGTCGCCGGAAGCACGCCACACCCGCTATCCGGTGACGGTCCGCTACACCGACCCGCTCGGGCACGAGCGCACCGCCAGGACCGAGGTCGAACCGGGACTGCGCGGAGGCAGCACCACCGGCCTCTGGGTCGACGCGGACGGCTCACCCGCCCGCCCGCCGATGCCCGCCGCCGAGATCCGCAGCCGCGCCCTGGGCTGGGCGCTGCTCGCCTTCGCCGCGGTGACCGTCGCCGGGATCGCGGTGTACGACGGGTGCTGCCGGATACTGCTGCGACGGAACTCCGCCGAGTGGGACGAGGCTTGGGCCCGCACGGGGCCACGCTGGAGCCGCTTTCCGTGA
- a CDS encoding BNR-4 repeat-containing protein has protein sequence MHPLKSRALLAPAAALAAVLALVPAAPRAEAAGTAAVSVEQVPYAMDSSNQAAWWTPAATYKGRGQYTYFAFNEPGSTAATHRPAIARRDPDGVWSRLPLLASDGQQAQFTDDNGHNQPSVARDGSGRLHVFTSMHGDPWRYFRTDSPQSAVTDHSAEMPDQGQGITYPVLTTAPNGDLYLAARVGTGNDRRPGKLYRWNNAAATWSVVATFASAQYRSVYPDDLAVDAAGNVHLLYEWSKAPSSAFRHKLSYLRLDPATGHFTDSSGAAVTTPVTPDTSDVIQDLTSGEEWSADNTGYTGAAVQSAKLTLDGSTPKVAYRYRSAASGAEFHVYYGYPSNGGWLRQDVYTGGQTTAAIGITWDATDLKRVYYVKSSGTDRVFAATEKNGGWTSASVVPGLTADRLAVRRDSDGNDVLYLPDTKSGTLYYARR, from the coding sequence ATGCACCCCCTCAAATCCCGCGCCCTGCTGGCCCCGGCCGCCGCTCTGGCGGCCGTGCTCGCCCTCGTCCCGGCCGCCCCTCGGGCGGAGGCGGCCGGGACGGCCGCCGTCTCCGTGGAGCAGGTCCCCTACGCGATGGACTCGTCCAATCAGGCGGCCTGGTGGACCCCCGCCGCCACCTACAAGGGCCGGGGCCAGTACACCTACTTCGCGTTCAACGAACCGGGTTCGACGGCGGCCACGCACCGTCCGGCGATCGCGCGCCGCGATCCAGACGGGGTGTGGAGCCGGCTGCCGCTGCTCGCGAGCGACGGGCAGCAGGCGCAGTTCACCGACGACAACGGGCACAACCAGCCCTCCGTCGCGCGGGACGGCAGTGGCCGGCTGCACGTCTTCACCTCGATGCACGGTGACCCCTGGCGCTACTTCCGCACCGACTCGCCCCAGAGCGCCGTCACGGACCACTCCGCCGAGATGCCCGACCAGGGCCAGGGCATCACCTATCCGGTCCTGACCACCGCGCCCAACGGCGACCTCTACCTCGCCGCCCGCGTCGGCACCGGCAACGACCGGCGCCCCGGCAAGCTCTACCGCTGGAACAACGCGGCCGCCACCTGGAGCGTCGTCGCCACCTTCGCGTCGGCCCAGTACCGCTCCGTCTACCCGGACGACCTGGCGGTGGACGCCGCCGGGAACGTGCACCTCCTCTACGAGTGGTCGAAGGCGCCGTCGTCCGCCTTCCGTCACAAGCTGTCCTACCTGCGTCTCGACCCGGCCACCGGCCACTTCACGGACAGTTCGGGCGCCGCGGTCACCACGCCCGTCACCCCGGACACCTCCGACGTGATCCAGGACCTCACCAGCGGCGAGGAGTGGAGCGCGGACAACACCGGGTACACCGGTGCGGCGGTCCAGAGCGCCAAGCTCACCCTGGACGGCTCCACGCCCAAGGTGGCCTACCGCTACCGTTCGGCCGCGAGCGGGGCGGAGTTCCACGTGTACTACGGGTATCCGAGCAACGGCGGCTGGCTGCGCCAGGACGTCTACACCGGGGGCCAGACCACCGCCGCGATCGGCATCACCTGGGACGCGACCGACCTCAAGCGCGTCTACTACGTGAAGAGTTCGGGCACCGACCGCGTCTTCGCCGCCACCGAGAAGAACGGCGGCTGGACCTCGGCGTCCGTCGTGCCGGGCCTGACGGCCGACCGGCTCGCGGTACGCCGCGACAGCGACGGGAACGACGTCCTGTACCTTCCGGACACCAAGAGCGGCACCCTGTACTACGCCCGCCGCTAG
- a CDS encoding carbohydrate ABC transporter permease — MTSTTSTALPAVERPQPSTARAGRGTRRRMRKDLLRSRIAAWCAVAVIGAFGLLPVYWLLATALSTPESVFQFPPKLVPTDLTLGNFTALAENDQLIKYMVNSLIVASITAVLSVVVATYMGYSFSKFRYRGRRSLMHLVLASQMFPQALLLVTLYAVFSSFGLLNTYTALVLSFTTFTMPLCVWMLKGIFDTVPDALLEAASIDGASRWRTLHSIVAPLAAPGMIAAGLFAFVRGWNDFIFALTLADKEKQTLPPGLVSTYIGEFQTAWPQLMAASLVVSVPVVVAFMFLQRYLVGGMTAGSVKS; from the coding sequence ATGACCTCCACCACCTCCACCGCGCTGCCCGCCGTCGAACGGCCGCAGCCGTCCACCGCGCGGGCCGGACGGGGCACCCGGCGCCGTATGCGCAAGGACCTGCTGCGTTCGCGGATCGCCGCCTGGTGCGCGGTCGCCGTCATCGGCGCCTTCGGTCTGCTGCCGGTCTACTGGCTGCTCGCCACCGCGCTCAGCACCCCCGAGTCGGTCTTCCAGTTCCCGCCGAAGCTGGTCCCCACCGATCTCACCCTCGGCAACTTCACGGCCCTGGCCGAGAACGACCAGTTGATCAAGTACATGGTCAACTCGCTCATCGTGGCCTCGATCACCGCCGTGCTGAGCGTGGTCGTCGCCACGTACATGGGCTATTCGTTCTCCAAGTTCCGCTACCGGGGGCGGCGTTCGCTGATGCACCTGGTGCTGGCCTCGCAGATGTTCCCCCAGGCGCTCCTGCTGGTGACGCTGTACGCCGTCTTCTCCAGCTTCGGCCTGCTCAACACGTACACCGCCCTGGTGCTCTCGTTCACCACGTTCACCATGCCGCTGTGCGTCTGGATGCTGAAGGGGATCTTCGACACCGTCCCCGACGCGCTGCTGGAGGCGGCGTCCATCGACGGCGCGTCCCGGTGGCGGACGCTGCACTCCATCGTGGCGCCGCTGGCCGCGCCGGGGATGATCGCCGCCGGCCTCTTCGCCTTCGTCCGCGGCTGGAACGACTTCATCTTCGCGCTGACCCTGGCCGACAAGGAGAAGCAGACCCTGCCTCCCGGGCTCGTCTCCACCTACATCGGCGAGTTCCAGACCGCCTGGCCCCAGTTGATGGCGGCCTCGCTGGTGGTGTCCGTGCCGGTGGTCGTCGCCTTCATGTTCCTTCAGCGCTACCTCGTCGGCGGCATGACCGCCGGCTCGGTCAAGAGCTGA
- a CDS encoding acetylxylan esterase produces MSARPTPTRPFASDRGEPGPLPHDFPFDPTHGYDLPRLLAVDAPPGPRDFADFWRERHARALRVDPAPRIEGPWVTVEGVRIADVSYTSVDGVRIGGWLTVPADGPVTQGCVATHGYGGRAAPDPWQCPPETATLWPCLRGLGTRSLLPGVPSSSAGHVLHGIGSRESYLIGGCVADVWCGATALGTLVPEAAGRLTYLGTSFGGGIGALALPWDDRFHAAGLTVPTFGNHPLRVTLPCTGSGESVRTRLAEDPSVLDVLAYFDAATAARHLRVPVHVGAALFDPSVPPPGQFAIHNALAGPRELVVLRAGHFEHPDERDETAALEEAQRRFLSGAGPLA; encoded by the coding sequence TTGTCCGCCCGTCCGACACCCACTCGTCCGTTCGCCTCGGACCGCGGTGAACCCGGCCCGCTTCCGCATGACTTCCCCTTCGATCCCACCCACGGCTACGACCTGCCGCGGCTGCTCGCGGTGGACGCTCCGCCCGGTCCCCGCGACTTCGCCGACTTCTGGCGGGAGCGCCACGCGAGGGCGCTGCGCGTCGACCCGGCGCCCCGGATCGAGGGACCGTGGGTCACCGTGGAGGGCGTGCGGATCGCCGACGTGTCGTACACCTCCGTCGACGGCGTCCGGATCGGCGGGTGGCTGACCGTCCCCGCCGACGGCCCCGTCACGCAGGGCTGTGTGGCCACCCACGGATACGGCGGCCGGGCGGCCCCCGACCCCTGGCAGTGCCCGCCGGAGACCGCGACCCTGTGGCCCTGCCTGCGCGGGCTCGGCACGCGGAGCCTGCTGCCCGGCGTCCCCTCGTCGTCGGCGGGGCACGTCCTGCACGGCATCGGTTCCCGGGAGTCGTACCTCATCGGCGGGTGCGTGGCGGACGTCTGGTGCGGGGCGACCGCACTGGGGACGCTGGTCCCGGAGGCCGCCGGCCGGCTGACGTACCTGGGCACGAGTTTCGGCGGCGGCATCGGGGCGCTTGCCCTCCCCTGGGACGACCGCTTCCACGCCGCCGGCCTCACGGTGCCGACGTTCGGGAACCATCCGCTCCGGGTGACGCTCCCGTGCACGGGCAGCGGGGAGTCGGTGCGTACGCGGCTCGCCGAGGACCCTTCCGTCCTTGACGTCCTCGCGTACTTCGACGCCGCGACGGCGGCCCGTCATCTGCGCGTCCCGGTGCACGTGGGCGCCGCGCTGTTCGATCCCTCGGTCCCCCCGCCGGGGCAGTTCGCGATCCACAACGCGCTGGCCGGGCCGCGCGAACTCGTCGTCCTGCGGGCCGGGCATTTCGAGCACCCGGACGAGCGGGACGAGACGGCGGCCCTGGAAGAGGCCCAGCGACGCTTCCTGTCGGGGGCGGGCCCCCTCGCTTGA
- a CDS encoding carbohydrate ABC transporter permease encodes MSTAAPRQKEPPPRRTEGRLSNGAFALLLTAPGLALFAAIIFYPLLSALFTGFFQQDLRLPGREFVGLDNFAYWLDGDFLTILEQTLVFTVGATLLPFVLGFALALALNTGLKGSGFLRGLFLFPWVIPGVVVSFLWMWIFNANYGVLNGVLVEAGIIDESVAWLGRPGTAMLAVIVTKTWASFPWMMVMLLAGLQTVPKELHEAASMDGAGSVRRFFAVTWPQVRGVASIVLLLEFIWNFQHFDTIYVLTGGGPAGTTETFATAVYQTAFNGFDIGRATALGGLWMLLLLLLVAAYLRITERKGDV; translated from the coding sequence ATGAGTACGGCCGCACCACGCCAGAAGGAGCCCCCGCCCCGCCGGACCGAGGGACGCCTCTCCAACGGTGCGTTCGCCTTGCTGCTGACCGCACCGGGACTCGCGCTGTTCGCGGCGATCATCTTCTACCCGCTGCTCTCGGCCCTGTTCACCGGCTTCTTCCAGCAGGATCTGCGGCTGCCGGGCCGGGAGTTCGTCGGCCTGGACAACTTCGCCTACTGGCTGGACGGCGACTTCCTCACCATCCTCGAGCAGACGCTGGTCTTCACCGTCGGCGCGACGCTCCTCCCCTTCGTGCTCGGCTTCGCGCTCGCGCTCGCGCTGAACACCGGGCTCAAGGGCAGCGGGTTCCTGCGCGGTCTGTTCCTGTTCCCGTGGGTGATCCCGGGTGTGGTGGTCTCCTTCCTCTGGATGTGGATCTTCAACGCGAACTACGGGGTCCTCAACGGCGTCCTCGTGGAGGCCGGGATCATCGACGAGTCCGTGGCGTGGCTCGGCCGGCCCGGCACCGCGATGCTCGCCGTCATCGTCACCAAGACCTGGGCCAGCTTCCCGTGGATGATGGTGATGCTCCTGGCCGGTCTGCAGACCGTGCCCAAGGAGCTGCACGAGGCGGCCTCGATGGACGGGGCGGGCTCGGTCCGGCGCTTCTTCGCCGTCACCTGGCCGCAGGTGCGGGGAGTCGCCTCGATCGTGCTCCTGCTGGAGTTCATCTGGAACTTCCAGCACTTCGACACCATCTACGTGCTCACCGGCGGCGGGCCCGCCGGCACCACCGAGACGTTCGCGACCGCCGTGTACCAGACCGCCTTCAACGGCTTCGACATCGGCCGGGCCACCGCACTGGGCGGACTGTGGATGCTGCTCCTGCTCCTCCTCGTCGCCGCCTACCTCAGGATCACCGAGCGGAAGGGCGACGTCTGA